Proteins encoded by one window of Parabacteroides sp. FAFU027:
- the galB gene encoding beta-galactosidase GalB encodes MRKICLLALSLVTTLLSCASSQPREILNFDSNWKFCLGESKEASRNDYNDTGWRTLDLPHDWSIEGKFDEKNPATPGGGALPGGIGWYRKSFVMPVSAKGKSVFIDFDGVYRNSEVWINGNYLGKRPNGYISFRYELTPYLNFGKKKNVIAVRVDNSDQPNSRWYSGSGIYRNVWLTIANRVQVKQWGTHIETEIKGNKADIKVTTTLTNTTNDNVDLILRNSVVNPSGRKVAVSETPFTMKANDETGITQSLIVASPSLWSIESPGLYKMVTEIVSKGKSIDRYETSFGIRTIEFDLNKGFFLNGKLVKIKGVCNHHDLGCLGAALNTRALQRQLEILKEMGCNAIRTSHNPPAPELLDLCDRMGFLVMDEAFDMWLKKKTPYDYSQYFKQWHVRDLTDQVMRDRNHPSVIVWSVGNEILEQFGEAKGDTSGVDISRELVGIVKNLDSTRPIVTANNNPDPSSNLIKSGAFDMIGYNYEHKRWPDFQKTHPGKKFIVTESTSALATRGWYEMNSDSVRNWPVRWDLPFDTEHHSCSSYDNWCAPWGSTHETSWKLVKKLDYISGFFVWTGFDYIGEPTPYGWPARSSYFGIIDLAGFPKDVYYMYQSEWTEKPVLHIFPHWNWQPGQTVDIMAYYNKADEVELFLNGKSLGTKRKQGEDLHVMWRVPFESGTLKAVSRKAGQIVLTKEIRTAGKPDRIELIADRNAIKADGKDLSFVTVNILDAKGNLVPYAENQVKFTLNGNGIIAGVDNGSPISHEPFKASERKAFYGKCLVVVQSCKNRGKINLKAEAEGLQAAEISITTK; translated from the coding sequence ATGAGAAAGATTTGTTTACTGGCATTATCCCTGGTGACCACGTTGCTTTCGTGTGCATCGTCGCAGCCCAGGGAAATTCTCAATTTTGATTCAAACTGGAAATTTTGTCTTGGTGAATCCAAAGAGGCTTCCCGAAATGATTATAATGACACCGGTTGGCGAACACTTGATTTGCCACATGATTGGAGCATCGAGGGAAAGTTTGATGAAAAGAATCCTGCCACTCCCGGTGGTGGTGCTTTACCCGGTGGTATCGGTTGGTATCGCAAGAGCTTTGTAATGCCGGTATCGGCTAAAGGGAAATCGGTTTTTATCGATTTTGACGGAGTTTATCGCAACAGTGAAGTGTGGATAAACGGCAATTATCTGGGTAAACGTCCCAACGGCTACATTTCATTCCGCTATGAGCTGACTCCTTATCTCAATTTTGGCAAAAAGAAAAATGTGATTGCCGTTCGGGTGGATAATTCTGACCAGCCTAATTCACGTTGGTACTCCGGATCGGGTATTTACCGCAATGTTTGGCTTACAATAGCCAATCGTGTTCAGGTGAAGCAATGGGGAACTCATATCGAAACCGAAATCAAGGGAAATAAAGCGGATATAAAAGTCACTACTACACTTACAAATACAACCAACGACAATGTGGATCTGATCTTGAGAAATAGTGTCGTAAATCCATCCGGTAGAAAAGTTGCTGTTTCGGAAACTCCCTTTACCATGAAAGCCAACGATGAAACCGGAATAACACAAAGCCTTATTGTTGCTTCACCCTCGCTTTGGTCGATTGAATCACCGGGATTGTACAAAATGGTGACGGAAATAGTCTCTAAAGGGAAGTCGATTGATCGCTATGAAACCTCTTTTGGTATCCGTACAATTGAGTTTGATTTGAACAAAGGCTTTTTCCTGAATGGAAAATTAGTGAAGATTAAAGGAGTTTGCAATCACCACGATCTCGGTTGCCTGGGTGCAGCCCTCAATACACGGGCCTTGCAACGTCAGCTGGAGATCCTGAAAGAGATGGGGTGTAACGCCATTCGCACATCGCATAATCCACCGGCACCGGAGTTGCTGGATCTCTGTGACCGTATGGGGTTTCTGGTAATGGATGAAGCCTTTGATATGTGGTTGAAAAAGAAAACCCCTTACGATTACAGCCAATATTTTAAGCAGTGGCATGTCCGGGACCTGACCGATCAGGTCATGCGTGACCGCAATCACCCGTCTGTCATAGTCTGGAGTGTGGGAAATGAAATACTGGAACAGTTTGGCGAGGCAAAAGGCGATACAAGTGGAGTTGATATTTCGCGCGAACTGGTAGGCATTGTGAAAAATCTGGACTCCACTCGTCCCATCGTGACGGCAAACAATAATCCCGATCCATCCAGTAACCTGATTAAGTCAGGCGCTTTCGATATGATCGGCTATAACTATGAGCATAAGAGGTGGCCCGACTTTCAGAAAACTCATCCGGGCAAGAAGTTTATCGTGACCGAATCGACATCGGCTCTGGCTACCCGTGGCTGGTACGAAATGAATTCCGATAGTGTGCGTAACTGGCCTGTAAGATGGGATTTACCGTTCGATACCGAACACCATTCCTGCTCATCATATGACAACTGGTGTGCACCGTGGGGTTCTACTCACGAAACCAGCTGGAAGCTCGTGAAGAAGTTGGATTATATTTCCGGTTTCTTTGTCTGGACAGGCTTTGATTACATCGGTGAACCTACTCCTTACGGTTGGCCGGCGCGTAGCTCTTACTTTGGAATCATTGACCTGGCTGGTTTTCCGAAAGATGTCTATTACATGTATCAGAGTGAATGGACTGAAAAACCGGTTTTGCATATTTTCCCTCATTGGAACTGGCAGCCGGGACAAACCGTGGATATCATGGCATACTACAATAAAGCCGATGAAGTTGAACTCTTCCTGAATGGAAAATCACTGGGCACCAAGCGTAAACAAGGGGAGGACCTGCACGTAATGTGGCGTGTGCCGTTTGAATCGGGCACCCTGAAGGCTGTTTCGCGTAAAGCAGGGCAGATTGTTCTGACTAAAGAGATAAGAACGGCGGGTAAACCGGATAGAATCGAACTCATCGCTGATCGTAATGCAATTAAGGCCGATGGCAAAGATCTCTCTTTTGTTACGGTGAATATCCTCGATGCAAAGGGTAATCTGGTTCCGTATGCAGAGAATCAGGTGAAATTCACCCTGAATGGAAATGGCATTATAGCGGGAGTCGATAACGGTTCCCCAATCAGTCACGAACCGTTTAAAGCCAGCGAACGAAAAGCCTTCTACGGTAAATGTCTGGTGGTCGTTCAATCCTGTAAAAACAGAGGTAAAATCAATCTTAAAGCAGAAGCAGAGGGTTTGCAGGCTGCAGAAATCAGCATTACCACAAAATAA
- a CDS encoding alpha-xylosidase, translated as MNKTLLTLLTTMLIGGSALKAETPYLLNEPVDISSDFRDFTNVYFNADSLSTFDGANASGKLKFKRFVYHTRTAFNNTLAVQRPFKTIEFPENVYPVDPELPFKIEFVSPRSFRIRLETTSAPKPAQDPSLMLVKEPTRDQSWKYSRTKTGYRYQSAYGAIEISEYPWRISIYDANGKLLTKTRHYSENEETYHPNTPFSFVRRASDYSQSVAAVFSLQPGEKIFGCGESFTRMDKRGQKVTLWTDDANGTENATQYKPIPFFMSNRGYGMFMHTTSPITCDFGASFLESTDLMIGDDQLDLFVFLGQPKEILDEYTNITGKSPMPPLWSFGLWMSRITYFSQKEGYDVAAKLRENKIPSDVIHFDTGWFENDWQCDYDFAPSRFSDPKKMITDLKKQGFHISLWQLPYFIPKNKYFKEIVEKGLCVKNDKGTTPYEDAILDFSNPATREWYQAKIAKLLEMGVGAIKVDFGEAAPNKGLFASGKTGFYEHNYYPLRYNKTVAEVTQKVSGEHIIWARSAWAGSQRYPVHWGGDASNTDGAMLSTLHGGLSLGLSGFSFWSHDIGGFVLQTPEELYRRWLPFGMLTSHSRTHGTPPKEPWLYNPEFTDAFRKSVNLKYRLMPYVYAQAKDCSERGLPMLRALFVEFPDDPGAWQVEDQYMFGSDILVAPLFEKNSTGRNLYLPKGKWVDYQTGKQYESGWQSIEAGEIPVVMLVRDGAVLPHIALAQSTADMDWSKLELVTYGSGNGMAKVCLPSENILKTVTLSGKTVTANPFGNKVTFTVK; from the coding sequence ATGAATAAAACACTGCTAACACTACTAACTACTATGCTGATAGGTGGATCGGCTCTCAAAGCCGAAACGCCCTATCTGCTGAACGAACCCGTCGATATCAGTTCTGATTTCCGGGATTTTACAAACGTCTATTTCAATGCTGACAGTCTATCAACGTTTGATGGAGCCAATGCAAGCGGTAAGCTGAAATTTAAGCGTTTCGTGTATCACACTCGTACAGCTTTTAATAATACGCTGGCTGTACAGCGTCCGTTCAAAACGATCGAATTTCCGGAAAATGTTTATCCTGTGGATCCGGAGCTCCCGTTTAAGATCGAGTTTGTGTCACCAAGATCATTTCGTATTCGTTTAGAGACAACTTCGGCTCCGAAACCGGCTCAGGATCCTTCTCTGATGTTGGTAAAAGAACCCACCCGGGATCAATCGTGGAAATATAGCCGTACCAAAACCGGTTACCGTTATCAGAGTGCCTACGGTGCGATTGAGATCAGTGAATATCCGTGGCGCATCTCCATCTACGATGCTAATGGTAAGTTGCTGACCAAGACCCGTCACTATTCTGAGAACGAAGAGACTTACCATCCCAATACTCCCTTCTCTTTTGTGCGTCGCGCTTCAGATTATTCTCAGAGTGTAGCAGCCGTGTTTTCCCTGCAACCTGGAGAAAAGATCTTCGGATGTGGAGAATCATTTACCCGAATGGACAAAAGAGGCCAAAAAGTTACGCTTTGGACGGATGATGCCAACGGTACAGAAAATGCCACCCAATACAAGCCGATCCCGTTCTTCATGAGTAACCGCGGTTACGGAATGTTTATGCACACCACTTCGCCCATTACCTGCGATTTCGGAGCCTCTTTTCTCGAATCAACCGATCTGATGATTGGAGATGATCAGTTGGATTTGTTTGTGTTCCTCGGACAGCCGAAAGAGATTCTGGATGAGTACACCAATATTACCGGCAAGTCACCGATGCCACCACTCTGGTCATTCGGATTGTGGATGAGCCGAATTACCTACTTCTCGCAGAAAGAGGGTTACGATGTGGCAGCTAAATTGCGTGAAAACAAAATTCCTTCAGATGTGATCCACTTTGATACCGGTTGGTTTGAAAATGATTGGCAGTGCGATTATGATTTTGCACCCTCTCGTTTTTCCGATCCGAAGAAGATGATTACAGATCTGAAGAAACAGGGATTCCACATTTCTTTGTGGCAATTGCCCTATTTCATTCCGAAGAATAAGTATTTCAAAGAAATAGTAGAGAAAGGTCTTTGTGTGAAAAACGATAAAGGCACCACACCGTATGAAGATGCTATTCTCGACTTTTCCAATCCGGCTACCCGTGAGTGGTATCAGGCTAAAATAGCCAAATTGCTGGAGATGGGAGTAGGAGCGATCAAAGTCGATTTTGGCGAAGCGGCACCCAATAAAGGACTCTTTGCGTCCGGCAAGACAGGTTTCTACGAACACAACTACTATCCGCTCAGGTATAACAAGACGGTAGCTGAAGTAACACAAAAAGTATCGGGTGAACACATCATCTGGGCACGCAGCGCGTGGGCCGGAAGTCAGCGGTACCCTGTACACTGGGGTGGTGATGCTTCGAATACTGACGGAGCCATGCTTTCCACCCTGCATGGCGGTTTGTCGCTCGGTTTGTCCGGATTCTCTTTCTGGAGCCACGATATAGGTGGATTTGTATTGCAAACTCCTGAAGAGCTCTATCGCAGATGGTTGCCTTTCGGTATGCTGACCTCTCATTCGCGTACGCACGGCACTCCTCCGAAAGAACCGTGGCTCTATAATCCGGAATTTACCGATGCCTTCCGTAAAAGTGTAAACCTGAAATACCGCCTGATGCCTTATGTATATGCACAGGCTAAAGACTGCTCAGAGCGTGGATTACCGATGTTACGGGCTCTGTTTGTCGAGTTTCCCGATGATCCGGGAGCCTGGCAAGTAGAAGATCAGTATATGTTTGGTTCAGACATTCTGGTAGCACCTCTTTTTGAGAAAAACAGTACCGGTCGCAATCTCTATTTACCTAAAGGAAAATGGGTCGATTACCAGACCGGAAAACAATACGAGAGTGGCTGGCAGTCGATTGAAGCGGGCGAAATTCCTGTAGTTATGCTGGTGCGAGACGGAGCCGTATTGCCGCACATTGCGTTGGCACAATCTACTGCCGATATGGACTGGTCTAAGCTCGAGTTGGTTACATACGGTTCAGGCAATGGAATGGCTAAGGTTTGCCTGCCATCGGAGAATATATTGAAAACTGTCACCCTTTCAGGTAAAACAGTTACAGCCAATCCTTTTGGCAATAAAGTAACGTTTACCGTAAAATGA